A genomic region of Mesorhizobium sp. NZP2077 contains the following coding sequences:
- a CDS encoding SMP-30/gluconolactonase/LRE family protein, producing MKQTSSGTKARFVTDGLAFGESPRWHDGRLWVCNWGTGEIVTVDAHGDREIMLTALAALPYSIDWLPDGRLLVVSGREGLLLRQEADGRLVTHADLRGLSKSPWNEIVVDGRGNIYVNGGGPAPAAGQHFGPGTIVLVTADGAVRQVAEDIAFANGMAVTPDNKTLIIAESHANRLTAFDIAADGTLSNRRIWADLDGYPDGICLDAEGAVWYADVPNKHCVRVRGGGEVLQTVTADRGCFACMLGGADRQTLFITAAEWRGFEHMVSDARTGKVLSVEAPAPGVGWP from the coding sequence ATCAAGCAGACATCATCCGGTACAAAAGCTCGTTTCGTCACGGACGGCCTCGCCTTCGGTGAATCGCCGCGCTGGCATGACGGACGCCTGTGGGTCTGCAACTGGGGCACCGGTGAGATCGTCACGGTCGATGCGCATGGCGACCGCGAAATCATGCTCACCGCGCTGGCAGCCCTGCCCTACTCCATCGACTGGCTGCCGGATGGCCGTCTGCTCGTTGTTTCAGGCCGGGAAGGCTTGCTGCTGCGGCAAGAGGCTGATGGCAGGCTCGTCACCCATGCCGATCTGCGCGGCCTATCGAAAAGCCCGTGGAACGAGATCGTCGTCGATGGGCGCGGCAATATCTACGTCAATGGCGGCGGGCCGGCGCCGGCTGCCGGCCAGCATTTCGGCCCGGGTACCATCGTGCTGGTCACGGCGGATGGCGCGGTCCGACAGGTGGCCGAGGATATCGCGTTTGCCAACGGCATGGCGGTGACCCCGGACAACAAGACGCTGATCATTGCCGAATCCCATGCCAACCGGTTGACCGCCTTCGACATCGCCGCCGACGGCACCCTGTCCAACCGACGCATCTGGGCCGATCTCGATGGCTACCCCGACGGCATCTGCCTCGATGCCGAAGGGGCGGTCTGGTACGCGGATGTCCCCAACAAGCATTGCGTGCGGGTGCGCGGGGGCGGTGAGGTGTTGCAGACCGTCACCGCCGATCGCGGCTGTTTTGCCTGCATGCTGGGCGGTGCGGACAGGCAAACCCTGTTCATCACCGCTGCCGAATGGCGCGGCTTCGAACACATGGTCAGCGACGCCCGCACCGGCAAGGTGCTCAGCGTGGAAGCGCCGGCACCTGGCGTCGGCTGGCCGTAA
- a CDS encoding metalloregulator ArsR/SmtB family transcription factor — MTQSALDPDRATSALPNCISDSRAVAARFAALSHPARIEILKHLSASNSCCCREVVDRFDLAQSTVSQHLKILVEAGLVRFEPDRQRSRYAVDHAALANLSASLSALVNSCCSGR; from the coding sequence ATGACACAATCCGCCCTTGACCCAGACCGCGCCACCAGTGCTCTGCCCAACTGCATCTCCGACAGCCGCGCTGTCGCGGCGCGATTCGCGGCGTTGTCGCATCCGGCACGGATTGAGATTCTGAAGCACCTCTCGGCCAGCAATTCGTGCTGCTGCCGCGAGGTCGTCGACCGTTTCGATCTTGCGCAGTCAACGGTTTCCCAGCATCTGAAGATACTGGTCGAAGCCGGCCTGGTCCGCTTCGAGCCCGACCGCCAGCGTTCTCGCTATGCGGTCGATCATGCCGCGCTCGCCAACCTGTCGGCATCGCTGAGCGCGCTCGTCAATTCCTGCTGCTCCGGCCGCTGA
- a CDS encoding NAD(P)H-dependent oxidoreductase translates to MKVLLVFAHPESRSLSGALRDVGVKELEAQGHEVRVSDLYADGWKSEVDRADFPSLDPDARFIPVAASKKGFEANTLTGDVKAEIEKLLWADTLILQFPLWWFAMPAILKGWVDRVFAYGFAYGVGEHSDRRWGDRYGEGTLVGKRAMLIVTAGGWEEHYTPRGINGPIDDLLFPINHGILYYPGYDVLPPFVVYKVDRLEDAGFEPVAESLRDRMRTLATTPPIPYRRQNGGDYLIPSMNLRAELGDPGATGFTLHFNQAGDAS, encoded by the coding sequence ATGAAAGTTCTGCTCGTCTTCGCTCACCCTGAATCACGCTCGCTGAGCGGCGCCCTTCGTGACGTCGGCGTCAAGGAACTCGAGGCTCAAGGGCACGAGGTGCGCGTATCGGACCTATACGCCGATGGCTGGAAATCCGAAGTCGATCGCGCCGACTTCCCATCGCTGGACCCTGATGCGCGCTTCATCCCGGTCGCAGCTTCCAAGAAAGGTTTCGAGGCCAACACGCTAACCGGGGATGTAAAGGCCGAGATCGAAAAGCTCCTGTGGGCCGATACCTTGATCCTGCAGTTCCCGCTCTGGTGGTTCGCCATGCCGGCAATCCTCAAGGGCTGGGTCGACCGTGTGTTCGCCTATGGATTCGCCTATGGCGTCGGTGAGCATAGCGATCGGCGCTGGGGCGATCGCTATGGTGAGGGAACCCTTGTCGGAAAACGCGCGATGTTGATCGTGACCGCTGGAGGCTGGGAGGAGCACTACACGCCGCGCGGCATCAACGGACCTATCGACGACCTGCTGTTCCCGATCAACCACGGGATCCTCTATTACCCTGGATACGACGTGCTTCCGCCGTTCGTGGTCTACAAGGTCGATCGTCTTGAAGACGCCGGCTTCGAACCCGTGGCCGAAAGCCTGCGTGACAGGATGCGGACACTGGCGACGACGCCGCCCATCCCATACCGTCGGCAAAATGGCGGAGATTATCTCATCCCGAGCATGAATCTCCGCGCTGAGCTGGGTGATCCCGGTGCAACCGGTTTCACGCTTCACTTCAACCAAGCAGGCGATGCCAGCTGA
- a CDS encoding LysR family transcriptional regulator, translated as MDKSDITFERMRTFIRVAERGSLSAVAREFGVGQSTITRHLRELEDAVGVPLLSRTTRRVTMTAEGSRYYANCVQILRLVEQASDEARGTRGAPAGTIRISCTAAFGVLHVSRLIFDFQDRHPDIGVDLSLTDERVDLVREGVDISLRLGPLTDSSLKLRALGQSRRLLVASPDYLAARGRPAAPSDLPRHEGIRMSNVAGSETLVLQGAGGERHMVPFTGRLRIDHGLAARQAMVAARGIAPAHRWLVDDLLASGSLETILADYSLPSVPLNMLIVPERAGVARVRLLVEFLAEQIAAIPGIEKSLPEH; from the coding sequence ATGGATAAGTCAGACATTACATTCGAGCGGATGCGCACCTTCATTCGCGTGGCCGAGCGTGGCAGCCTGTCGGCCGTCGCGCGGGAATTTGGGGTAGGGCAGTCTACGATCACGCGGCACCTGCGGGAGCTCGAAGACGCGGTCGGCGTGCCTTTGCTCAGCAGAACGACCAGGCGTGTGACGATGACCGCCGAAGGCAGCCGCTATTATGCCAATTGCGTTCAGATCCTGCGCCTTGTCGAACAGGCCAGCGATGAGGCCCGAGGCACGCGTGGCGCGCCTGCCGGCACGATCCGGATAAGCTGTACGGCGGCCTTCGGTGTCTTGCATGTCAGCCGGCTGATCTTCGATTTTCAGGACCGTCATCCAGACATCGGGGTTGATCTCAGCCTCACGGATGAGCGGGTGGATCTCGTCCGCGAGGGCGTCGATATCTCGCTTCGCCTGGGGCCGCTCACGGACAGCTCGTTGAAGCTGCGGGCTCTCGGCCAGTCGCGGCGTCTGCTTGTGGCGTCTCCGGATTATCTGGCGGCGCGGGGAAGACCGGCTGCTCCCTCGGATCTGCCCCGGCATGAGGGCATCCGGATGTCGAACGTGGCGGGCAGCGAAACGCTTGTTTTGCAGGGCGCCGGTGGCGAACGCCATATGGTGCCTTTCACGGGGCGACTGCGTATCGATCACGGGCTTGCCGCACGGCAGGCCATGGTCGCCGCTCGAGGGATCGCGCCGGCGCATCGATGGCTTGTGGACGATCTTCTGGCGTCAGGCTCGCTCGAGACGATCCTGGCGGATTACTCGCTGCCGTCCGTCCCGCTGAACATGTTGATTGTCCCGGAGCGCGCGGGCGTCGCAAGGGTCCGCTTGCTGGTCGAGTTTCTGGCCGAACAGATTGCCGCCATTCCAGGGATCGAGAAATCTCTCCCGGAGCACTAG
- a CDS encoding lysozyme inhibitor LprI family protein gives MSVKPHDSWYNGQVRVLYPALMLAIVPAMFGHALAQTKPSFDCAKAASVAEKAICADPALAQADADVAKNYAALLKTLDPRAGKALRDDQGDFIAYRDQIAGFNENTPKDQQTFDLGEFLRDRATFLTGIRKPTDAGFAGTWSSVGGTVEIKTAGAGKLEVSEDVANPATGGGECDIDGTVMSMEPSS, from the coding sequence ATGTCGGTCAAACCCCATGACTCTTGGTATAACGGACAGGTTCGCGTTCTCTATCCGGCGCTGATGTTGGCCATTGTGCCTGCAATGTTCGGCCACGCGCTGGCGCAGACCAAGCCATCCTTCGACTGCGCCAAGGCGGCCAGCGTGGCGGAAAAGGCCATCTGCGCCGACCCTGCTTTGGCGCAGGCCGACGCCGACGTGGCGAAGAACTACGCGGCATTGCTGAAGACACTCGACCCCCGAGCCGGCAAGGCCTTGCGTGACGACCAGGGCGATTTCATCGCATATCGCGATCAGATCGCCGGCTTCAACGAGAACACGCCCAAGGATCAGCAGACTTTCGATCTCGGCGAATTCCTGCGCGACCGCGCGACCTTCCTCACCGGCATCCGCAAGCCGACTGACGCCGGTTTTGCAGGAACATGGAGCAGCGTTGGCGGCACGGTCGAGATCAAGACCGCAGGCGCGGGCAAGCTCGAAGTGTCGGAAGACGTCGCCAACCCCGCCACCGGCGGCGGCGAGTGCGACATCGACGGCACGGTCATGTCGATGGAGCCTTCTTCCTGA
- a CDS encoding antibiotic biosynthesis monooxygenase has translation MNDINQNVNGGSVFRVDKFVVPAAARDEILVKVRTTHELLRQQQGFVQDFLLEQFSGPGEFNLVTIVEWESQAAVDKVVPIVKAAHERVAFNPQETIARLGVRADIANYQRIPGV, from the coding sequence ATGAACGACATAAATCAGAATGTTAACGGCGGCAGCGTGTTCAGGGTGGACAAGTTCGTCGTCCCGGCGGCGGCCCGCGACGAGATCCTCGTCAAGGTCAGGACCACGCATGAATTGCTGCGCCAGCAGCAGGGCTTCGTGCAGGATTTCCTGCTCGAGCAATTTTCGGGACCGGGCGAATTCAACCTGGTGACGATCGTCGAATGGGAAAGCCAGGCCGCCGTCGACAAGGTCGTGCCGATCGTCAAGGCGGCGCATGAACGCGTTGCCTTCAATCCGCAGGAGACGATCGCCCGGCTTGGGGTGCGGGCCGACATCGCCAACTATCAGCGGATTCCCGGGGTGTAG
- a CDS encoding ABC transporter ATP-binding protein/permease, translated as MAEKTVSADTSTLTTLRNLWPYMWPADRADLRARVTWATLLLVVAKLTLVAGPYFFKWATDALAGGSKVPPQLPSFMLAPVMLVIAYNVLRLVQLGFNQLRDALFARVGQHAVRQLAFRTFVHMHQLSLRFHLERRTGGLSRIIERGTKGIETIVRFIMLNTAPTILEFALTAGIFGFTYGWKYVAVVAATVCLYVWFTVKASDWRISIRRDMNDSDTDANTKAIDSLLNFETVKYFTNEAMEAERFDRSMARYEIAATKTWTSLGWLNFGQGIIFGLGTVVVMCMSALEVQAHTQTVGDFVFINAMLIQLSVPLNFIGFIYREIRQGLTDIEHMFDLLDVPQEIVDKPDAKSLVVGAGKVEFRDVHFSYDPIRKILKGVSFEVPAGKTVAIVGPSGAGKSTISRLLFRFYDVQAGQVLIDGQDVRDVTQDSLRAVLGMVPQDTVLFNDTIAYNIRYGRVGASEEEVRKAAELAQIGPFIDKLPDGYKSMVGERGLKLSGGEKQRVAIARTILKAPPILMLDEATSALDSHTEQEIQAALDLVSKGRTTIVIAHRLSTVISADEIIVLKDGQIAERGTHVELMRKHGLYASMWDRQREATEAEERLRLAREGDELGVIVRRRTSEVN; from the coding sequence GTGGCCGAAAAAACCGTCTCCGCTGACACCTCAACCCTGACGACATTGCGTAACCTCTGGCCCTATATGTGGCCGGCCGACCGTGCCGACCTCAGGGCGCGCGTCACCTGGGCGACATTGCTGCTGGTCGTCGCCAAGCTGACGCTGGTCGCCGGCCCTTATTTCTTCAAATGGGCAACCGATGCGCTGGCGGGCGGCTCCAAGGTACCACCGCAGCTGCCTTCTTTCATGCTCGCCCCTGTCATGCTGGTTATCGCCTACAATGTGCTGAGGCTCGTCCAGCTCGGCTTCAACCAGTTGCGCGATGCCCTGTTTGCCCGCGTTGGCCAGCATGCTGTGCGCCAGCTCGCCTTCCGCACCTTCGTCCACATGCATCAGCTGTCGCTGCGCTTCCACCTGGAGCGCCGCACCGGCGGCCTGTCGCGCATCATTGAGCGCGGCACCAAGGGCATCGAGACGATCGTGCGCTTCATCATGCTGAACACGGCGCCGACCATTCTCGAATTCGCGCTGACCGCCGGCATATTCGGTTTCACCTATGGCTGGAAATATGTGGCCGTGGTGGCGGCCACCGTCTGCCTCTATGTCTGGTTCACCGTCAAGGCCAGCGACTGGCGCATCTCGATCCGCCGCGACATGAACGACAGCGACACCGACGCCAACACCAAGGCGATAGACTCGCTGCTCAATTTCGAGACGGTCAAGTATTTCACCAACGAAGCCATGGAAGCCGAGCGCTTCGACCGTTCGATGGCGCGCTACGAGATCGCCGCCACCAAGACCTGGACCTCGCTCGGCTGGCTGAACTTTGGCCAGGGCATCATCTTCGGCCTCGGCACCGTCGTCGTCATGTGCATGTCGGCGCTGGAAGTGCAGGCGCACACACAGACGGTCGGCGACTTCGTCTTCATCAACGCCATGCTGATTCAGTTGTCCGTGCCGCTCAACTTCATCGGCTTCATCTACCGCGAAATCCGCCAGGGCCTGACCGACATCGAGCACATGTTCGACCTGCTCGACGTGCCGCAGGAGATCGTCGACAAGCCTGACGCGAAATCCCTGGTGGTCGGCGCCGGCAAGGTAGAGTTCCGAGACGTGCATTTTTCCTACGACCCGATCCGCAAGATCCTGAAAGGCGTCTCCTTCGAGGTGCCGGCCGGCAAGACGGTCGCCATTGTCGGGCCGTCGGGCGCCGGCAAGTCGACCATCTCGCGGCTTTTGTTCCGCTTCTATGACGTGCAGGCCGGCCAGGTGCTGATTGACGGCCAGGATGTCAGGGATGTCACCCAGGACAGCCTGCGCGCGGTGCTCGGCATGGTGCCGCAGGACACCGTGCTGTTCAACGACACCATCGCCTACAACATCCGCTATGGCCGCGTCGGCGCCAGCGAAGAGGAGGTGCGCAAGGCCGCCGAACTCGCGCAGATCGGGCCGTTCATCGACAAGCTGCCCGACGGCTACAAGTCGATGGTCGGCGAGCGAGGCCTAAAACTTTCGGGTGGCGAGAAGCAGCGCGTGGCGATTGCCCGCACCATCCTGAAAGCGCCGCCGATCCTGATGCTCGACGAAGCCACCTCGGCGCTGGACAGCCATACCGAGCAGGAAATCCAGGCCGCGCTCGATTTGGTCAGCAAGGGCCGCACCACCATTGTCATTGCCCACCGCCTGTCGACGGTGATTTCCGCCGACGAGATCATCGTGCTCAAGGACGGCCAGATCGCCGAACGCGGCACCCATGTCGAGCTGATGCGGAAGCACGGCCTCTATGCCTCGATGTGGGACCGCCAGCGCGAGGCGACCGAGGCCGAAGAGCGCTTGCGTCTCGCCCGCGAAGGCGACGAACTCGGCGTCATCGTTCGCCGCCGCACGTCCGAGGTAAATTGA
- a CDS encoding LysM peptidoglycan-binding domain-containing protein has protein sequence MAINPLKAFLFAAGGTVAAAGTAYVSGALDPYLHPTPPAQVAALTPPEAPKPADPGTEGRLPAPAVPAAPAAAPQATAPAAPATEATPPAAPATDAAAPAAPAAAGPIAPTFDVVRVESNGSIVIAGNAAPNSKVEILNGTTVLGSTMAGPDGAFVIVLDDPLKPGDYTIALRSTVGTVVTASVQTAVVSVPKDAAGQVLAMVEEPGKPAELLTVPAPEPKPAAPATGDQAAAPAAPAPAPAAEAPATAAPAPAAPAAAPAVVEAAPAPAAPATPPAAAVTEPKIVVEAVEIDGNKIFVAGLADPGRKVRAYANDILLGDAQTSPDGHFLVEATRDIPVGSYTIHVDGLDADGVKVVARAAVPFEREPGEAVAAVAPAEVKPAEVKPAETKPAAPAAAEAPAAPAPAAPAVVAAAPAEPAPAPAVPAAAAPAVAAAPAEPAPAPAAEAPAVVAAATPPSDVPEVVSPKLEHADGAVIIRRNDTLWRISRRVYGHGVRYSTIYLANQDQIRDPNRIWPGQVFKVPEKSKEGEAADLKAMGEQATTAPTNTE, from the coding sequence ATGGCAATTAATCCATTGAAGGCGTTCCTGTTCGCGGCGGGTGGGACCGTCGCGGCCGCGGGAACCGCCTATGTATCGGGCGCACTCGACCCGTATCTTCATCCAACGCCGCCGGCGCAGGTCGCGGCCTTGACGCCGCCCGAGGCGCCGAAACCGGCTGATCCCGGCACGGAAGGGCGACTGCCAGCGCCTGCGGTGCCGGCAGCTCCCGCCGCAGCGCCGCAGGCGACCGCTCCGGCCGCGCCAGCGACGGAAGCCACGCCCCCGGCAGCACCCGCAACCGATGCCGCGGCTCCGGCTGCACCAGCAGCGGCCGGCCCGATCGCGCCGACTTTCGATGTCGTGCGCGTCGAGAGCAACGGTTCGATCGTCATTGCCGGCAACGCAGCGCCCAATTCAAAGGTCGAGATCCTCAACGGCACCACCGTGCTTGGTTCGACCATGGCCGGTCCCGATGGTGCCTTCGTCATCGTGCTCGACGATCCGCTGAAACCTGGCGACTACACAATTGCCCTGCGTTCGACGGTCGGCACGGTCGTGACGGCCTCGGTCCAGACCGCTGTCGTTTCGGTTCCCAAGGATGCCGCAGGCCAGGTGCTGGCAATGGTCGAGGAGCCGGGCAAGCCGGCCGAACTGTTGACGGTTCCGGCGCCTGAGCCCAAACCGGCGGCACCTGCTACCGGTGATCAGGCTGCCGCTCCGGCTGCCCCAGCGCCGGCTCCGGCCGCCGAAGCACCCGCAACCGCTGCTCCGGCGCCAGCCGCACCGGCAGCGGCACCAGCCGTGGTCGAGGCTGCACCGGCTCCCGCCGCGCCGGCAACACCGCCCGCCGCAGCCGTGACTGAGCCCAAGATCGTCGTCGAGGCGGTCGAGATCGATGGCAACAAGATCTTTGTCGCCGGCCTTGCCGATCCTGGCCGCAAGGTGCGCGCCTATGCCAATGACATCCTGCTCGGAGATGCGCAGACGTCGCCGGACGGTCATTTCCTCGTCGAGGCGACGCGCGACATTCCAGTCGGCAGCTACACCATCCATGTCGACGGCCTCGATGCCGACGGCGTGAAGGTGGTGGCCCGTGCCGCCGTGCCGTTCGAGCGCGAGCCGGGCGAAGCGGTGGCCGCCGTGGCGCCCGCCGAGGTCAAGCCGGCAGAGGTCAAGCCTGCCGAGACCAAGCCGGCCGCACCTGCCGCCGCCGAAGCCCCCGCCGCTCCGGCTCCCGCGGCACCCGCCGTCGTCGCGGCTGCTCCGGCCGAGCCAGCGCCGGCTCCTGCCGTGCCGGCCGCTGCGGCACCGGCTGTTGCCGCCGCACCCGCGGAGCCCGCTCCGGCACCCGCCGCCGAGGCACCGGCCGTTGTCGCTGCGGCCACGCCGCCAAGCGACGTGCCGGAGGTCGTATCGCCCAAGCTCGAACATGCCGACGGCGCTGTCATCATCCGCCGCAACGACACGCTGTGGCGGATTTCGCGGCGCGTCTATGGCCATGGCGTGCGCTATTCCACCATCTACCTGGCAAACCAGGACCAGATCAGGGATCCCAATCGCATCTGGCCAGGACAGGTGTTCAAGGTCCCGGAAAAGTCCAAGGAAGGCGAAGCCGCCGACCTCAAGGCGATGGGCGAGCAGGCGACAACGGCGCCGACCAACACGGAGTAG
- a CDS encoding TIGR00730 family Rossman fold protein yields the protein MNTIRSVCVYCGSSPGRVEIYAKAGHLLGRSIAKAGLRLVYGGGTRGIMGAVAEGALKAGGKVTGIIPRFLINKEATETALDRLDELLITDNMHERKHKMFEKSDAFVALPGGIGTVEEIVEVMTWAQLGHHRKPIVFGNVNGFWDPMLSLLDHMAAEGFIHTAQRVKPLIVNDPEAIVAAIMVAGSSVDAPTEGMQSVIDKM from the coding sequence ATGAATACGATTCGATCCGTCTGCGTCTATTGCGGTTCGTCCCCGGGCCGCGTTGAAATCTATGCCAAGGCCGGACACCTGCTTGGCCGTTCAATTGCCAAAGCGGGTCTGCGGCTGGTCTATGGCGGCGGCACCAGAGGCATCATGGGCGCCGTCGCCGAAGGCGCGCTCAAGGCCGGCGGCAAGGTCACGGGCATCATTCCCCGCTTCCTGATCAACAAGGAAGCAACCGAAACCGCGCTCGACCGGCTCGACGAGTTGCTGATCACCGACAATATGCACGAGCGCAAACACAAGATGTTCGAGAAATCCGACGCCTTTGTGGCGCTGCCGGGCGGCATCGGTACTGTCGAAGAGATCGTCGAGGTCATGACCTGGGCGCAACTCGGTCATCACCGCAAGCCGATCGTCTTCGGCAATGTCAACGGATTCTGGGACCCTATGCTGTCGTTGCTAGATCACATGGCGGCCGAGGGCTTTATCCACACCGCGCAACGGGTCAAGCCGCTGATCGTCAATGATCCCGAGGCCATCGTCGCCGCCATCATGGTTGCAGGCTCCTCCGTCGACGCGCCAACCGAGGGCATGCAGTCGGTGATAGACAAAATGTAG
- a CDS encoding IS630 family transposase (programmed frameshift), with translation MGSAVKLRTNFSAGELRRLARNSKDVRQSSRLLSIAAVLDGMSRADAARIGGMDRQTLRDWVHRFNTAGPDGLVDQWAPGPASRLSHEQQAELAALVEKGPDRAVDGVVRWRRIDLKKAIKDRFGIDYDARYVGKLLHKLGFSHMSVRPRHPAQDAHIIEEFKKNWPRTLKAHLCDLPPRTKVEIWFQDEARIGQKNGIVRQWARRGTRPRQPADQRYKSAYLFGAICPARGTGAALALPFADTEAMQLHINEISRHVEKGAHAVLVMDRAGWHTTANLSIPDNITPIFLPSRAPELNPVENVWQYMRQNWLSNRVFDSYDDIIDAACDAWQKLLADSETITSIGMRQWAHVGQTP, from the exons ATGGGATCAGCGGTGAAGTTGCGGACGAACTTTTCGGCGGGGGAGCTTCGCCGTCTTGCCCGGAACTCAAAGGATGTGCGCCAGAGCAGCCGGCTGTTGTCGATCGCAGCGGTTCTGGACGGCATGAGCCGGGCCGATGCGGCCCGGATCGGCGGGATGGATCGCCAGACGCTACGCGACTGGGTGCATCGGTTCAACACGGCCGGCCCCGATGGTCTTGTGGACCAATGGGCGCCGGGACCAGCGTCCCGGCTGTCGCATGAGCAGCAGGCCGAACTGGCCGCGCTTGTGGAGAAGGGCCCGGATCGTGCCGTCGATGGCGTCGTTCGCTGGCGGCGGATCGACCTGAAGAAAGCCATCAAGGACCGCTTCGGCATTGATTATGACGCGCGCTATGTCGGGAAGCTGCTGCACAAGCTCGGCTTCTCCCACATGAGTGTGCGACCGCGTCATCCGGCGCAGGATGCCCATATCATCGAGGAATTCA AAAAAAACTGGCCTCGCACGCTGAAGGCGCATCTTTGCGACTTGCCGCCGCGCACGAAGGTGGAGATCTGGTTCCAGGACGAAGCAAGGATCGGCCAGAAGAACGGGATTGTACGGCAGTGGGCCAGACGCGGCACGCGGCCGCGACAGCCGGCCGACCAGCGCTACAAGAGCGCCTACCTGTTCGGCGCCATCTGCCCAGCACGTGGTACCGGGGCGGCTCTCGCACTGCCGTTTGCCGATACCGAGGCCATGCAACTCCATATCAACGAGATCAGCCGCCATGTCGAAAAGGGCGCCCATGCCGTACTCGTCATGGATCGCGCCGGATGGCACACCACCGCAAACCTCAGCATACCGGACAACATCACCCCGATCTTCCTGCCGTCGCGCGCGCCGGAGCTGAACCCGGTCGAGAACGTCTGGCAGTATATGCGCCAGAACTGGCTCTCCAACCGTGTCTTCGACAGCTATGACGATATCATCGATGCGGCCTGCGACGCCTGGCAGAAACTCCTCGCAGATTCCGAGACCATCACATCAATCGGGATGCGCCAATGGGCCCATGTCGGTCAAACCCCATGA
- a CDS encoding phosphatidylserine decarboxylase, with the protein MSLVDTVKNAFVPIHREGYPFIAAFGAATLFLGYFSSILFWFGLILTAWCVYFFRDPERVTPVDDRLVVSPADGIISAVGPALPPRELGLGNVEMTRISVFMNVFSCHVNRAPVRGRIAKIEHRPGKFLNAELDKASTENERNGLVIESPNGTVAAVQIAGLVARRIVCWAEAGASIGTGERFGLIRFGSRVDVFLPLTATPRVAVGQTAVGGETVLAEFGGVAGTPLVRIS; encoded by the coding sequence ATGAGCCTTGTCGATACGGTCAAGAACGCATTCGTACCGATCCATCGCGAAGGCTACCCCTTCATTGCGGCCTTTGGCGCGGCAACGCTTTTCCTCGGCTATTTCTCCTCGATCCTGTTCTGGTTCGGCCTGATCTTGACCGCCTGGTGCGTCTATTTCTTCCGCGATCCCGAGCGCGTCACGCCGGTCGACGACCGCCTGGTGGTGAGCCCCGCCGATGGCATCATCTCGGCGGTCGGTCCGGCCCTGCCGCCGCGCGAGCTTGGCCTCGGCAATGTAGAAATGACTCGCATCTCCGTGTTCATGAATGTCTTTTCCTGCCATGTGAACCGCGCCCCGGTGCGCGGCCGTATCGCCAAGATCGAACATAGGCCGGGAAAATTCCTCAATGCCGAACTCGACAAGGCCAGCACCGAAAACGAGCGCAACGGCCTGGTCATCGAGAGCCCCAACGGCACGGTCGCCGCCGTCCAGATCGCCGGCCTGGTGGCCCGCCGCATCGTCTGCTGGGCCGAGGCCGGCGCTTCGATCGGCACCGGCGAGCGCTTCGGTCTGATCCGTTTTGGCTCGCGCGTCGATGTCTTCCTGCCCTTGACCGCCACGCCGCGTGTCGCCGTTGGCCAGACGGCGGTCGGCGGTGAAACGGTGTTGGCTGAATTCGGCGGGGTCGCCGGCACGCCCCTCGTACGGATATCCTGA